A genome region from Streptomyces xanthophaeus includes the following:
- a CDS encoding FG-GAP repeat domain-containing protein: MTLRTPLRALPAAALSLALGLAAAAPASAAADPAAPKVTAPRTGPAPGFAGEGRSSDCYTDPYAGSGAGWIGLNDVTTKVTATSASHAQLQTTFQLWDTSYGGARTDFPTVWSTYPEAATNLSRDLLKDGGQYAWRARATDGKLTSPYTAWCYFRVDHTRPTAEVTTDETPKKVGEEATFTLKGTDDGSGIACARWQTSPVFGVGWSCADEATDSRVVRLTDGSADIKVKPATWGSQAVYLQTMDNAGNLGEAQAYYYAQASTKPAAFGDIDADGKPDVLVPDAAGNLRKPGANPLDPANARRLAAPGGGESWAGVQYTHRGSFGEQAVDDLMAHAPGGTYVYRFTNDGAGQFTDQSPTLVNKPTQCLDAAGSVIDCAQHGFGPDWSKVTQIAAYGSPTGDSTVDGLLPRTSLLFVENGRLWLAQRGGIRLRTATLLSGDDTRWAGYDLLTPGRAQGTDFPTLWARSRADGAIRAFSVRGSADAPDFSAFTDPAAGPVLSTLTPATHPRVGSDGDLTGDGLPDLWSADATGHVTVFPGTGTTAPHPTVTGFGPAV; encoded by the coding sequence ATGACACTCAGAACGCCTTTGCGCGCCCTGCCCGCGGCGGCCCTGTCGCTGGCGCTCGGCCTGGCCGCCGCGGCGCCGGCCTCGGCCGCCGCCGACCCGGCGGCACCCAAGGTCACGGCGCCCCGCACCGGCCCGGCCCCCGGTTTCGCCGGCGAGGGCCGGTCCTCCGACTGCTACACCGATCCGTATGCGGGGTCCGGAGCCGGCTGGATCGGCCTGAACGACGTCACCACCAAGGTCACCGCCACCTCGGCGTCCCATGCCCAGCTGCAGACCACGTTCCAGCTGTGGGACACCTCGTACGGGGGCGCGCGCACCGACTTCCCGACCGTGTGGTCCACCTACCCCGAGGCCGCCACGAACCTCTCCCGCGACCTGCTGAAGGACGGCGGCCAGTACGCATGGCGTGCCAGGGCCACCGACGGGAAGCTGACGAGCCCGTACACGGCCTGGTGCTACTTCCGTGTGGACCACACCCGGCCCACCGCCGAGGTCACCACGGACGAGACCCCCAAGAAGGTCGGCGAGGAGGCCACCTTCACCCTGAAGGGCACCGACGACGGCTCGGGAATCGCCTGCGCCCGCTGGCAGACGAGCCCGGTCTTCGGCGTCGGCTGGAGCTGCGCGGACGAGGCGACCGACTCGCGCGTCGTCCGGCTGACGGACGGCTCGGCCGACATCAAGGTCAAGCCCGCCACCTGGGGCAGCCAGGCGGTGTACCTCCAGACGATGGACAACGCGGGCAACCTCGGCGAGGCGCAGGCGTACTACTACGCGCAGGCCTCCACCAAGCCCGCCGCCTTCGGCGACATCGACGCCGACGGAAAGCCGGACGTCCTCGTCCCGGATGCGGCGGGCAACCTCCGCAAGCCGGGCGCGAACCCGCTGGACCCCGCGAACGCCCGCCGCCTGGCCGCCCCGGGCGGCGGCGAGAGCTGGGCCGGCGTCCAGTACACCCACCGGGGGTCCTTCGGTGAGCAGGCCGTCGACGACCTGATGGCCCATGCCCCCGGCGGGACCTACGTCTACCGGTTCACCAACGACGGGGCGGGCCAGTTCACGGACCAGAGCCCGACACTCGTGAACAAGCCCACCCAGTGCCTGGACGCGGCGGGTTCGGTCATCGACTGCGCTCAGCACGGGTTCGGTCCGGACTGGTCGAAGGTCACGCAGATCGCCGCGTACGGATCGCCCACCGGCGACAGCACGGTCGACGGCCTCCTGCCCCGCACCTCCCTGCTGTTCGTCGAGAACGGGCGGCTGTGGCTCGCGCAGCGGGGCGGCATCCGGCTGCGGACGGCCACGCTCCTCTCCGGCGACGACACCCGTTGGGCCGGCTACGACCTGCTCACCCCGGGCCGGGCGCAGGGGACGGACTTCCCGACCCTGTGGGCCCGCTCCCGGGCGGACGGCGCGATCCGCGCCTTCTCCGTCAGGGGCAGCGCGGACGCGCCGGACTTCTCCGCCTTCACGGACCCGGCCGCCGGGCCGGTCCTGTCCACCCTGACCCCGGCCACGCACCCGCGCGTCGGCTCCGACGGCGACCTCACGGGTGACGGCCTGCCGGACCTGTGGTCCGCGGACGCCACCGGCCACGTCACCGTCTTCCCGGGTACGGGCACGACCGCCCCGCACCCCACGGTCACCGGCTTCGGCCCGGCCGTCTGA
- the panB gene encoding 3-methyl-2-oxobutanoate hydroxymethyltransferase has translation MTHAVSPAREPAAASPSASPTLYGGTGTRRITVRDLTLAKERGEKWPMLTAYDAMTASVFDEAGIPVILVGDSMGNCHLGYESTVPVTMDQMTMLSAAVVRGTSRALVIGDMPFGSYQEGAVQALRSATRLVKEAGVGAVKLEGGERSLAQTELIVQSGIPVMSHLGLTPQSVNAMGYRVQGRGDEAAHQLLRDAKAAQDAGAFAVVLELVPAELAAEVTRSLHIPTVGIGAGAECDAQVLVWTDMMGLTGGKMPKFVKQYAKLRETMTGAARAFAEDVVGGTFPQAEHAFH, from the coding sequence ATGACGCATGCCGTTTCGCCTGCCCGCGAACCCGCAGCAGCATCTCCGTCGGCCTCCCCCACCCTGTACGGAGGCACGGGCACCCGGCGCATCACCGTCCGCGACCTGACCCTCGCCAAGGAACGCGGCGAGAAGTGGCCCATGCTCACCGCCTACGACGCGATGACCGCGTCCGTCTTCGACGAGGCCGGTATCCCGGTCATCCTCGTCGGCGACTCCATGGGCAATTGCCACCTCGGCTACGAGTCCACCGTCCCGGTGACGATGGACCAGATGACCATGCTCTCGGCGGCCGTCGTACGGGGCACGAGCCGTGCCCTGGTCATCGGCGACATGCCGTTCGGCTCGTACCAGGAAGGCGCGGTGCAGGCCCTGCGCAGCGCCACCCGCCTGGTCAAGGAGGCCGGGGTCGGCGCGGTGAAGCTGGAGGGCGGCGAGCGCTCACTGGCCCAGACCGAGCTGATCGTGCAGTCCGGCATCCCCGTCATGTCCCACCTGGGTCTGACCCCGCAGTCCGTCAACGCCATGGGCTACCGGGTCCAGGGCCGCGGCGACGAGGCCGCGCACCAGCTGCTGCGCGACGCGAAGGCGGCGCAGGACGCGGGCGCGTTCGCGGTGGTGCTGGAGCTCGTCCCGGCCGAGCTGGCCGCCGAGGTCACCCGGTCCCTGCACATCCCGACGGTCGGCATCGGCGCGGGCGCGGAGTGCGACGCGCAGGTGCTGGTGTGGACCGACATGATGGGCCTGACCGGCGGGAAGATGCCGAAGTTCGTCAAGCAGTACGCCAAGCTCCGCGAGACCATGACGGGCGCGGCGCGGGCCTTCGCCGAGGACGTGGTCGGTGGAACGTTCCCGCAGGCGGAGCACGCCTTCCACTGA
- a CDS encoding endonuclease/exonuclease/phosphatase family protein, with the protein MAQAYMTESGNGGSEPEPSGTRLRRRLAALRKDPGIWRRGWILAAIAALISLIMIFHADLPNHVGNLGSLTETFLPWLGLAVPLLLAGAVYRRSAIALLAILLTAAVWANLFGGLVSDKSGSGGNLVVATHNVDADNPDPRGTAESVARSGADVLALTELKGSAVPVYEKALAATYKHHSVEGTVGLWSKYPLSASAPVDIRMGWTRAMRATVTTPQGQVAAFVAHLPSVRVKLNAGFTANQRDDSADALGAALASEPLKKVILLGDLNGTMNDRALSEVTSQMRSTQGAAGDGFGFSWPAQFPMARIDQIMVRGIRPEASWTLPRTGSDHLPVAARVTVKP; encoded by the coding sequence ATGGCACAGGCGTACATGACGGAGTCGGGGAACGGCGGCTCGGAGCCCGAGCCCTCCGGAACCCGCCTCCGGCGCCGGCTGGCCGCACTGCGCAAGGACCCCGGAATCTGGCGGCGGGGCTGGATCCTCGCCGCGATCGCCGCGCTGATCTCGCTCATCATGATCTTCCACGCGGATCTGCCCAACCACGTGGGCAACCTCGGCAGCCTCACCGAGACCTTCCTGCCCTGGCTGGGCCTGGCCGTCCCGCTCCTGCTGGCCGGGGCCGTCTACCGCAGGTCCGCCATCGCGCTCCTCGCGATACTGCTGACGGCCGCCGTCTGGGCGAACCTCTTCGGCGGCCTGGTCAGCGACAAGTCCGGCTCCGGCGGCAACCTGGTGGTGGCCACCCACAACGTCGACGCCGACAACCCCGACCCGCGCGGCACCGCCGAGTCGGTGGCCCGGTCCGGGGCCGACGTCCTGGCGCTGACCGAGCTCAAGGGCAGCGCCGTCCCCGTCTACGAGAAGGCCCTCGCGGCCACGTACAAGCACCACTCCGTCGAGGGCACCGTCGGCCTGTGGAGCAAGTACCCGCTCAGCGCGAGCGCACCCGTCGACATCCGGATGGGCTGGACCCGGGCCATGCGCGCCACCGTCACCACCCCCCAGGGGCAGGTCGCCGCCTTCGTCGCCCACCTGCCCTCCGTCCGGGTCAAGCTGAACGCCGGCTTCACCGCCAACCAGCGTGACGACAGCGCCGACGCGCTGGGCGCCGCGCTCGCCTCCGAGCCGCTGAAGAAGGTCATCCTGCTCGGCGACCTCAACGGAACCATGAACGACCGCGCCCTCTCCGAGGTCACCTCGCAGATGCGCTCCACCCAGGGTGCGGCGGGCGACGGCTTCGGCTTCAGCTGGCCGGCGCAGTTCCCGATGGCCCGGATCGACCAGATCATGGTCCGCGGAATCCGGCCGGAGGCCTCCTGGACCCTGCCCCGCACCGGCAGCGACCACCTTCCCGTCGCGGCCCGGGTCACCGTGAAGCCCTGA
- a CDS encoding site-2 protease family protein, translating into MGHQGGRSERRISSVFLGIFAIMAVTGWAVWTGYAASPGLAIFLFVTSAWIVSLCLHEYAHARTALHGGDLTVGAKGYLTLNPLKYTHALLSIVLPVIFVILGGIGLPGGAVFIERNRIQGRWKHSLISAAGPLTNVAFAVVCTAPFWLDALDGVPLAFRYALAFLAMLQVSAAILNFLPVPGLDGYGVIEPWLSYRVRREMEPLAQFGLLAVFALLWIPGVNAFFFGAVDGLMSALGVSRLETDCGRELYNFWRETGVFCAVPQD; encoded by the coding sequence ATGGGTCATCAGGGCGGCCGCAGCGAGCGGCGCATCAGTTCGGTATTCCTCGGCATCTTCGCGATCATGGCCGTCACGGGCTGGGCGGTGTGGACGGGGTACGCGGCGAGCCCCGGACTCGCCATTTTCCTCTTCGTGACGTCGGCGTGGATCGTCTCCCTGTGCCTGCACGAGTACGCGCACGCCCGTACCGCTCTGCACGGCGGTGACCTCACGGTGGGTGCCAAGGGGTACCTGACGCTGAATCCGCTCAAGTACACGCACGCGCTGCTCAGCATCGTGCTGCCGGTGATCTTCGTGATCCTGGGCGGCATCGGCCTGCCCGGCGGCGCGGTGTTCATCGAGCGGAACCGGATCCAGGGCCGCTGGAAGCACAGCCTCATCTCGGCGGCGGGCCCGCTGACCAACGTGGCCTTCGCCGTGGTGTGCACGGCCCCCTTCTGGCTGGACGCCCTCGACGGGGTGCCCCTGGCGTTCCGCTACGCGCTCGCCTTCCTCGCCATGCTGCAGGTCTCGGCGGCGATCTTGAACTTCCTGCCGGTACCGGGCCTGGACGGCTACGGGGTCATCGAGCCCTGGCTGTCGTACCGGGTGCGCCGCGAGATGGAGCCGCTGGCGCAGTTCGGCCTGCTGGCCGTGTTCGCGCTGCTGTGGATCCCGGGGGTCAACGCGTTCTTCTTCGGCGCGGTGGACGGCCTGATGTCCGCGCTCGGCGTCTCGCGCCTGGAGACGGACTGCGGCCGCGAGCTCTACAACTTCTGGCGGGAGACCGGCGTCTTCTGCGCCGTCCCGCAGGACTGA
- a CDS encoding ATP-binding cassette domain-containing protein, which translates to MTRNDNKPNAVEVRGLVKHYGETKALDGVDLDVREGTVLGVLGPNGAGKTTLVRCLSTLIVPDSGTATVAGFDVVRQPRQLRRTIGLTGQYASVDEKLSGWENLYMIGRLLDLSRKDSRRRADEMLERFSLTEAARKAVMNYSGGMRRRLDLAASLIGNPAVLYLDEPTTGLDPRTRNEVWDEVQRLVAEGATVLLTTQYMEEAEQLASELTVIDRGKVIANGKVDELKARVGGRTLKIRPVAASDLPGMARALAEAGLDGVAGSQAVPDEGVLLVPILSDEQLTAVVGLLAARGYAIADLGTYLPSLDEVFLSITGQKPTSVEDSVPTEKTEEVAA; encoded by the coding sequence ATGACGCGAAACGACAACAAGCCCAACGCCGTGGAGGTACGGGGGCTGGTCAAGCACTACGGCGAGACCAAGGCCCTCGACGGTGTCGACCTGGACGTACGGGAGGGCACGGTCCTCGGGGTCCTGGGCCCCAACGGCGCCGGCAAGACCACGCTCGTCCGCTGCCTCTCCACCCTGATCGTCCCGGACTCCGGGACCGCGACCGTCGCCGGCTTCGACGTGGTCCGCCAGCCGCGGCAGCTGCGCCGCACGATCGGCCTCACCGGCCAGTACGCCTCGGTCGACGAGAAGCTCTCCGGCTGGGAGAACCTCTACATGATCGGGCGGCTGCTCGACCTCTCCCGCAAGGACTCCCGCCGCCGCGCGGACGAGATGCTGGAGCGGTTCTCCCTGACCGAGGCGGCCAGGAAGGCCGTCATGAACTACTCCGGCGGTATGCGCCGCCGGCTCGACCTCGCCGCCTCCCTGATCGGCAACCCGGCCGTGCTCTACCTGGACGAGCCGACCACCGGTCTCGACCCCCGCACCCGCAACGAGGTGTGGGACGAGGTCCAGCGCCTGGTCGCCGAGGGCGCCACCGTGCTGCTGACCACCCAGTACATGGAGGAGGCCGAGCAGCTCGCGAGCGAGCTGACGGTCATCGACCGGGGCAAGGTCATCGCCAACGGCAAGGTCGACGAGCTGAAGGCGCGCGTCGGCGGCCGCACCCTGAAGATCCGCCCCGTGGCCGCCTCGGACCTGCCGGGCATGGCCCGCGCGCTGGCCGAGGCCGGACTGGACGGCGTGGCCGGCAGCCAGGCCGTACCGGACGAGGGCGTGCTGCTGGTCCCGATCCTCAGCGACGAGCAGCTGACGGCCGTCGTCGGTCTGCTGGCCGCCCGCGGGTACGCGATCGCCGACCTCGGCACCTACCTGCCCAGCCTCGACGAGGTGTTCCTGTCCATCACCGGCCAGAAGCCCACGTCCGTCGAGGACTCCGTTCCCACCGAGAAGACCGAGGAGGTCGCGGCATGA
- a CDS encoding ABC transporter permease — translation MSTVTTTKPAPTASGPAPVAAAHGEGRIGLRGNLRHIGALVRRNALQIKQDPESMFDVVFMPIIFTLLFVFVFGGAISGKGNQADYVNYVVPGLMAMMGMNIAMGVGTGVNDDFKKGVMDRFRSMPIARSSVLIAKIVVELGRMMVAIAILLAVGFLLGLSIKGSVLGLFLAIGLSAVFGASLMWIFVLLGLTLKTPQAVQGMAMMVLMPLQFGSSIFAPPTTMPGWLQSFTDYNPLSNLADAARSLINGVPVGDSVWMTLVWSLAITAVTMPLAVRKFRQKT, via the coding sequence ATGAGCACCGTAACCACGACGAAGCCCGCTCCCACCGCCTCCGGTCCGGCTCCGGTGGCCGCCGCGCACGGCGAGGGCCGGATCGGCCTGCGGGGCAACCTGCGGCACATCGGCGCCCTGGTGCGCCGCAACGCCCTGCAGATCAAGCAGGATCCCGAGTCGATGTTCGACGTCGTGTTCATGCCGATCATCTTCACGCTGCTGTTCGTGTTCGTCTTCGGCGGCGCGATCTCCGGCAAGGGGAACCAGGCGGACTACGTCAACTACGTGGTCCCGGGCCTCATGGCCATGATGGGCATGAACATCGCCATGGGTGTCGGCACCGGGGTCAACGACGACTTCAAGAAGGGCGTCATGGACCGGTTCCGGTCCATGCCCATCGCCCGGTCGTCGGTGCTCATCGCCAAGATCGTCGTCGAGCTCGGCCGGATGATGGTGGCCATCGCCATCCTGCTCGCCGTGGGCTTCCTGCTCGGCCTGTCGATCAAGGGTTCGGTGCTGGGCCTGTTCCTCGCCATCGGACTGTCGGCCGTCTTCGGCGCCTCGCTGATGTGGATCTTCGTCCTGCTCGGCCTCACCCTGAAGACCCCGCAGGCCGTCCAGGGCATGGCGATGATGGTCCTGATGCCGCTGCAGTTCGGCAGTTCGATCTTCGCCCCGCCCACCACGATGCCGGGCTGGCTGCAGTCCTTCACGGACTACAACCCGCTGTCGAACCTGGCGGACGCGGCCCGCTCCCTGATCAACGGCGTTCCGGTCGGCGACTCCGTGTGGATGACCCTGGTCTGGTCGCTGGCCATCACCGCGGTCACCATGCCGCTCGCGGTACGGAAGTTCCGGCAGAAGACCTGA
- a CDS encoding AfsR/SARP family transcriptional regulator — protein MRYAILGTAQAMHDDGTPVAVGGARLRALLTALALRPGRVVPARLLVAEVWDGDPPADAMAALQALVARLRRALGHPAVRSAEGGYQLAAEREDVDLYRFERLVRAAGQAPDPAEAAALYEEALALWRGPALADLPDPAAEAARWEAVRMDARRGRLAAALAMGEAERCLPELTAMCAQQPLDEPLHTLRIRALRDAGRPAEALAAYESLRRELSDRLGTDPGPELRALHAELLTSDTQPPTTAAAAGAAAAAAAAVAPAAVVPPAAPASAGNLRARLTTFVGREDDIRVIGDDLARARLVTLLGPGGAGKTRLSQEAAEAQDESAWPDGVWLVELAPIDGPGDPEDVAEATLAALGARETKLRGAAAEELRAFTERAGDDPLDRLAEHCARRRLLLLLDNCEHVIGAAAALAERLLTHCPDVRILATSREPLGVPGESLRPVEPLPDPIALRLLGDRGAAARAGFTIEEDPAAAAEICRRLDGLPLAIELAAARLRLLTPRQIADRLDDRFRLLTSGARTVLPRQQTLRAVVDWSWDLLDEAERTALRRLSVFAGGCDLAAAEAVCADPSDPASYDAADVLGSLVDKSLVVAAPGPDGLGMRYRLLETVGEYAAERLAETAGDREATEHRHLVHYRELARTTEPLLRGHGQRAATDRLATEYENLRTALRRAIAVRDADEALCLVHSLGWYWHMHDLRSESRHWAEATAALGPNPFEPPFTAAEPVYERLVDTPPPYSGETRTEGWRAVNLVLLASRDQTNETWNTPSVRALIDGVLATYRPGLPQTCRTPASLWIYAVMIAGDPGLLQRVVDATVGTARELGYRWELASGLQLRANILANRADWAGDASRDADESLAIFRELGDAWGCAEALSARAEAREKRGEYALAARDYEEAIAYAERLGAMAQVTVLRVRMAGTLTEAGRMEDAERILTEITATVQRYGNEAMPAARMFLAGILGRTGRIPEARAQLQLLRDEFAFGAFAIFDGFLLGTMAWLDNRQGLYEEALDRLRQAMDTALDPMARMVAPQMPAVHLLTAAFSLVSLGGPRREYDAARLLGAYRAQLPPAHFPVTTEREDHARAQELARAALGDAVYEKAYAEGGGLSLEEATALI, from the coding sequence GTGCGTTACGCGATCCTCGGAACGGCCCAGGCCATGCACGACGACGGGACCCCCGTCGCCGTCGGCGGAGCACGCCTTCGGGCGCTCCTGACAGCGCTCGCACTGCGGCCGGGGCGGGTGGTGCCCGCCCGGCTGCTCGTCGCCGAGGTGTGGGACGGCGATCCGCCGGCCGATGCGATGGCGGCCCTGCAGGCGCTGGTCGCCCGGCTGCGGCGGGCGCTCGGGCACCCGGCCGTGCGCTCCGCGGAGGGCGGCTACCAGCTGGCCGCCGAGCGCGAGGACGTCGACCTGTACCGCTTCGAGCGGCTGGTCCGGGCCGCGGGCCAGGCGCCGGACCCGGCAGAGGCGGCGGCCCTGTACGAGGAGGCCCTCGCCCTGTGGCGCGGGCCGGCCCTCGCCGACCTGCCGGACCCGGCGGCGGAGGCCGCGCGCTGGGAGGCCGTACGGATGGACGCGCGCCGGGGGCGGCTCGCGGCGGCCCTGGCGATGGGCGAGGCGGAGCGCTGCCTGCCGGAGCTGACCGCGATGTGCGCGCAGCAGCCGCTGGACGAGCCGCTGCACACCCTGCGCATCCGGGCCCTGCGCGACGCGGGCCGCCCGGCGGAGGCGCTGGCCGCGTACGAGAGCCTGCGCCGGGAGCTGTCCGACCGGCTGGGCACCGACCCGGGCCCGGAACTGCGGGCCCTGCACGCCGAGCTGCTGACCTCGGACACGCAGCCGCCGACCACTGCCGCTGCCGCCGGCGCCGCTGCTGCCGCTGCCGCCGCTGTCGCGCCCGCCGCCGTCGTGCCCCCGGCCGCCCCCGCGTCCGCGGGTAATCTGCGGGCGCGCCTGACCACCTTCGTCGGCCGTGAGGACGACATCCGCGTCATCGGGGACGACCTCGCGCGGGCCCGCCTCGTCACGCTCCTCGGGCCCGGCGGCGCCGGCAAGACGCGGCTGTCCCAGGAGGCCGCCGAGGCCCAGGACGAGAGCGCCTGGCCCGACGGGGTCTGGCTCGTCGAACTCGCCCCCATCGACGGGCCCGGCGACCCGGAGGACGTCGCCGAAGCCACCCTCGCCGCGCTCGGGGCCCGGGAGACCAAGCTGCGCGGCGCCGCCGCCGAGGAGCTGCGGGCCTTCACCGAACGCGCCGGGGACGACCCCCTCGACCGGCTCGCCGAGCACTGCGCACGGCGCCGGCTCCTGCTGCTGCTCGACAACTGCGAGCACGTCATCGGCGCGGCCGCCGCCCTCGCGGAACGCCTCCTCACGCACTGCCCCGACGTCCGGATCCTGGCCACCAGCCGCGAACCCCTCGGTGTCCCGGGGGAGTCCCTGCGCCCGGTGGAACCGCTGCCCGACCCGATCGCGCTGCGGCTCCTCGGCGACCGCGGGGCCGCCGCCCGCGCCGGGTTCACCATCGAGGAGGACCCGGCCGCGGCCGCCGAGATCTGCCGCCGCCTCGACGGTCTGCCGCTCGCCATCGAGCTGGCCGCCGCCCGGCTGCGGCTGCTCACCCCGCGCCAGATCGCCGACCGCCTCGACGACCGCTTCCGGCTGCTGACCAGCGGCGCCCGTACCGTCCTGCCCCGCCAGCAGACCCTGCGCGCGGTCGTCGACTGGTCCTGGGACCTGCTCGACGAGGCCGAACGCACGGCCCTGCGCCGGCTGTCCGTCTTCGCCGGCGGCTGCGACCTCGCCGCCGCCGAGGCCGTCTGCGCCGACCCGTCCGACCCCGCCTCCTACGACGCCGCCGACGTCCTCGGCTCCCTCGTCGACAAGTCCCTCGTCGTGGCCGCCCCCGGACCCGACGGCCTCGGCATGCGCTACCGCCTGCTGGAGACGGTCGGCGAGTACGCCGCCGAACGCCTCGCCGAGACCGCCGGCGACCGCGAGGCCACCGAGCACCGCCACCTCGTCCACTACCGCGAGCTCGCCCGTACCACCGAGCCGCTGCTGCGCGGCCACGGCCAGCGGGCGGCCACCGACCGGCTCGCCACCGAGTACGAGAACCTGCGTACCGCCCTGCGCCGGGCCATCGCCGTACGCGACGCAGACGAAGCCCTGTGCCTGGTCCACTCGCTCGGCTGGTACTGGCACATGCACGACCTGCGCTCCGAGTCCCGGCACTGGGCCGAAGCCACCGCCGCCCTCGGCCCCAACCCCTTCGAGCCGCCCTTCACCGCCGCCGAGCCCGTCTACGAACGGCTCGTCGACACGCCGCCGCCCTACTCCGGCGAAACGCGCACCGAGGGCTGGCGCGCCGTCAACCTGGTCCTGCTGGCCTCCCGCGACCAGACGAACGAGACCTGGAACACCCCCTCGGTCCGCGCCCTGATCGACGGGGTCCTCGCCACCTACCGGCCCGGACTGCCGCAGACCTGCCGGACCCCCGCCTCCCTGTGGATCTACGCCGTCATGATCGCCGGCGACCCCGGACTGCTCCAGCGGGTCGTCGACGCGACCGTCGGGACGGCCCGCGAGCTGGGCTACCGCTGGGAGCTGGCCTCCGGCCTCCAGCTGCGCGCCAACATCCTCGCGAACCGGGCGGACTGGGCCGGGGACGCCTCGCGCGACGCCGACGAGAGCCTGGCCATCTTCCGCGAACTCGGGGACGCCTGGGGCTGCGCCGAGGCGCTGTCCGCCCGCGCCGAGGCCCGGGAGAAGCGCGGCGAGTACGCACTGGCCGCCCGCGACTACGAGGAGGCCATCGCCTACGCCGAACGCCTCGGCGCCATGGCCCAGGTGACGGTGCTGCGCGTGCGGATGGCCGGGACGCTGACCGAGGCCGGCCGGATGGAGGACGCCGAGCGGATCCTCACGGAGATCACCGCGACGGTGCAGCGGTACGGCAACGAAGCCATGCCCGCCGCCCGGATGTTCCTCGCGGGCATCCTCGGGCGCACGGGCCGCATCCCCGAGGCGCGCGCCCAGCTGCAGCTCCTGCGGGACGAGTTCGCCTTCGGCGCGTTCGCCATCTTCGACGGCTTCCTGCTCGGCACGATGGCCTGGCTGGACAACCGCCAGGGGCTGTACGAGGAGGCCCTCGACCGGCTGCGCCAGGCCATGGACACCGCCCTGGACCCGATGGCGCGGATGGTGGCCCCGCAGATGCCCGCGGTCCACCTGCTGACGGCTGCCTTCTCGCTGGTCTCGCTCGGCGGCCCGCGCCGGGAGTACGACGCCGCCAGGCTGCTGGGCGCCTACCGGGCGCAGCTGCCGCCCGCGCATTTCCCGGTCACGACGGAGCGCGAGGACCATGCCCGCGCGCAGGAGCTGGCCCGGGCGGCGCTGGGCGACGCCGTCTACGAGAAGGCGTACGCCGAAGGCGGCGGCCTCTCCCTGGAGGAGGCCACCGCCCTCATCTGA